A genomic stretch from Sulfurimonas sediminis includes:
- a CDS encoding putative quorum-sensing-regulated virulence factor, with translation MPKPHFIFMKQKDSFRVHVKNLEELSVKQIQEIEAFVAQRKGYFDFATYTFSIGKKLEYQEFVKLLVVLHVEALVKEVVYTTQSSARISFGQYKGMLYSELPDSYLLWLKNNYMGSDREIICTEIAKRGL, from the coding sequence ATGCCAAAACCACATTTCATATTCATGAAACAAAAAGATTCTTTTCGTGTACATGTAAAGAACCTGGAAGAATTATCTGTCAAACAGATACAGGAAATAGAAGCTTTTGTTGCGCAAAGAAAAGGGTACTTTGATTTTGCTACCTACACATTCAGTATTGGAAAAAAGCTTGAATATCAGGAATTTGTAAAGCTTCTTGTTGTGTTACATGTAGAAGCTTTGGTTAAAGAAGTTGTTTATACTACGCAAAGCAGTGCCAGAATTTCTTTTGGGCAATACAAAGGAATGCTTTACAGTGAACTGCCTGACTCTTATCTGTTATGGCTCAAAAACAACTATATGGGTAGTGACAGAGAAATCATCTGCACTGAAATTGCAAAACGCGGACTTTAG